The following are encoded together in the Halococcus salifodinae DSM 8989 genome:
- a CDS encoding undecaprenyl-diphosphate phosphatase, with protein sequence MQESVVLAVVIGILQGIFEWLPISSEGNITLFLNLVANIEPAVAIQLSLFLHAGTALSALAYYRDEVASLVRTLPSWRPERAFDRERSELTFIVVATLMTGIVGIPSLVLLEGFVSELAGGVFVALIGALLIVTGLVQRGVEDRGGRRETPDLVDAVLVGGLQGLAILPGISRSGTTASALLLRGHDGPSSFQLSFLLSIPASIGGGLLPLLDSGIPAIPPAMAAIALATSAIVGYLTIDALMRVVERVAFWGVCVGLGSLAVFGGVVLHLVV encoded by the coding sequence ATGCAGGAGTCGGTCGTTCTGGCGGTCGTCATCGGTATCCTCCAGGGGATCTTCGAGTGGCTCCCCATCTCCAGTGAGGGGAACATCACGCTCTTTTTGAATCTCGTGGCGAACATCGAGCCGGCCGTTGCGATCCAGCTCTCGCTGTTCCTCCATGCGGGGACCGCGCTCTCGGCGCTCGCGTACTATCGCGACGAGGTCGCCTCGCTCGTCCGCACGCTCCCATCGTGGCGACCCGAGCGCGCGTTCGACCGCGAGCGTTCGGAGCTTACCTTTATCGTGGTCGCCACGTTGATGACCGGGATCGTCGGCATCCCGTCGTTGGTGCTGCTGGAGGGGTTCGTGAGCGAGCTCGCCGGCGGCGTGTTCGTCGCGCTGATCGGCGCGCTGTTGATCGTCACCGGGCTCGTCCAACGCGGGGTCGAGGACCGTGGCGGCCGGCGGGAGACACCCGATCTCGTGGACGCGGTGCTGGTTGGCGGACTTCAGGGACTTGCGATCCTCCCCGGCATTTCACGATCGGGAACGACCGCGAGCGCGCTGCTCCTCCGGGGCCACGACGGCCCGTCGTCGTTCCAGCTTTCCTTCCTGCTCTCGATCCCGGCGTCGATCGGTGGCGGCCTGCTCCCGCTGCTCGACAGTGGCATCCCGGCGATTCCGCCGGCGATGGCGGCGATCGCGCTCGCCACGAGTGCGATCGTGGGGTATCTGACGATCGATGCGCTGATGCGAGTGGTCGAGCGGGTCGCGTTCTGGGGCGTCTGTGTCGGGCTCGGTAGTCTCGCGGTGTTCGGCGGTGTGGTCCTGCATCTCGTCGTCTGA
- a CDS encoding O-antigen ligase family protein yields the protein MYKRQIPTGFYAGGFVGHGRELAMVLFLFVPLVIAVALRRSWGELGLAGVAVAASVFSIRVADTDAGWATLLLLGAVFGTYLLGVALVRIRRRYSALALVPAVAAVVGFVYVLVRGVLAILASSAGDGNLLVFETNTLAVRIDQYVAAVGIALDQPLFGLGGENFVLVSERYVDQANLGIHNTLLANLAATGFVGFGFYLLAIVAVFWVTLRLALDTSGDERVLWVAVACAMFTYHAYSSWMWSYPWTVGNSAFWLLAGVVVGGAASRWNDTVRSISGRIV from the coding sequence GTGTATAAGAGACAGATCCCGACCGGCTTCTACGCCGGCGGGTTCGTCGGCCACGGTCGGGAGCTGGCGATGGTGCTCTTTCTGTTCGTTCCGCTAGTGATCGCGGTCGCGCTGCGGCGGTCATGGGGCGAACTCGGGCTGGCGGGCGTCGCGGTCGCCGCCTCGGTGTTCTCGATCCGGGTCGCCGACACCGACGCCGGCTGGGCGACGCTGCTACTGCTCGGTGCGGTGTTCGGCACCTACCTCCTCGGGGTGGCGCTCGTCCGGATCCGGCGACGCTACTCGGCGCTCGCGCTGGTGCCGGCGGTGGCCGCCGTCGTCGGGTTCGTGTACGTCCTCGTCCGGGGCGTTCTGGCCATTCTCGCGTCGAGTGCGGGCGACGGTAACCTACTGGTGTTCGAGACGAACACGCTCGCCGTGCGGATCGACCAGTACGTCGCGGCGGTCGGGATCGCGCTCGACCAGCCGCTGTTCGGACTCGGCGGGGAGAACTTCGTGCTCGTCTCGGAGCGCTACGTCGACCAGGCGAATCTCGGCATCCACAACACCCTGCTCGCGAACCTCGCCGCGACCGGGTTCGTGGGATTCGGCTTCTACCTGCTCGCCATTGTGGCAGTGTTCTGGGTCACGCTTCGTCTGGCGCTCGACACGAGCGGTGACGAACGCGTGCTCTGGGTTGCAGTGGCCTGTGCAATGTTCACCTACCACGCCTACTCGTCGTGGATGTGGTCGTACCCCTGGACCGTCGGCAACAGTGCGTTCTGGCTGCTCGCGGGGGTCGTAGTCGGCGGCGCGGCGTCGCGGTGGAACGATACGGTACGGTCGATCAGCGGTCGCATCGTTTAG
- the paaK gene encoding phenylacetate--CoA ligase PaaK — protein MVEATTGADSREQLTALQDERLVETVRHAYENVPFYRETMDDAGVAPDDIGGVDDIQKLPMTTKDDFRTEYPDGLFAVDDSEVRRIHASSGTTGKPKIVAYTEGDLDRWAEVMARSLATAGVEPGDTVQNAYGYGLFTGGLGFHDGIEELGATVIPMGGGDSARQLSMLEDLESDALACTPSYCLYLADFAADRGVDPHDLPVSTVVIGAEPFTDPMREEIEDALDVTAIDIYGLSEIIGPGVAVECAAVQEGLHVWEDHFYPEVVDPATGEPLPAGEEGELVLTSLTKEALPVFRYRTGDITTLYEDECDCGRTAVRMGNITGRTDDLLIVRGVNVYASQIEEAMLDITGIAPHYRLDLQRDGSLDTMDVTAERHAEADASADELRAEIEGRLGEQLDVSPDEIDVVEPGEIERTEVGKVKRVFDHR, from the coding sequence ATGGTCGAAGCAACGACGGGCGCGGACTCGCGCGAGCAACTCACCGCCCTTCAAGACGAGCGCCTCGTCGAGACCGTTCGTCACGCCTACGAGAACGTCCCGTTCTATCGCGAGACGATGGACGACGCGGGTGTCGCTCCCGACGACATCGGTGGCGTCGACGACATCCAAAAGCTGCCGATGACCACGAAGGACGACTTCCGCACGGAGTACCCCGACGGGCTGTTCGCGGTCGACGACAGCGAAGTCCGCCGGATCCACGCCTCCTCGGGCACCACCGGCAAGCCGAAGATCGTTGCGTACACCGAGGGAGATCTCGATCGGTGGGCCGAAGTCATGGCGCGTTCGCTCGCCACCGCCGGCGTCGAGCCGGGTGACACGGTGCAAAACGCCTACGGCTACGGCCTCTTTACAGGCGGTCTCGGCTTTCACGACGGGATCGAGGAGTTAGGAGCGACCGTGATTCCGATGGGTGGCGGCGACTCCGCACGCCAGCTCTCGATGCTGGAAGACTTGGAAAGCGACGCGCTCGCCTGCACCCCATCGTACTGCCTCTATCTCGCGGATTTCGCCGCCGACCGCGGCGTCGATCCCCACGATTTGCCGGTCTCCACCGTGGTGATCGGCGCGGAGCCGTTCACCGACCCGATGCGCGAGGAGATCGAGGACGCACTCGACGTCACCGCAATCGATATCTACGGCCTGTCGGAGATCATCGGCCCCGGCGTCGCGGTTGAGTGCGCTGCGGTCCAGGAAGGCCTCCACGTCTGGGAGGACCATTTCTACCCCGAGGTCGTCGATCCCGCGACCGGCGAACCGCTCCCGGCGGGCGAGGAAGGCGAACTCGTCCTGACCTCGCTCACCAAGGAGGCCCTCCCCGTCTTCCGCTACCGAACCGGCGACATCACCACGCTCTACGAGGACGAGTGTGACTGCGGACGGACCGCAGTCCGGATGGGAAACATTACTGGTCGGACCGACGACCTCCTGATCGTTCGGGGCGTCAACGTCTACGCCAGCCAGATCGAGGAAGCGATGCTCGACATTACTGGGATCGCACCCCACTACCGACTCGATCTCCAGCGTGACGGCTCGCTCGACACGATGGACGTGACTGCCGAACGCCACGCCGAGGCCGACGCGAGCGCGGACGAGCTTCGGGCCGAGATCGAAGGCCGGCTCGGCGAACAGTTGGACGTCTCACCCGACGAGATCGACGTGGTCGAACCCGGCGAGATCGAGCGGACCGAAGTCGGGAAGGTCAAACGCGTCTTCGACCACCGCTGA